The nucleotide sequence GCGATGACGGTGAGCTCTGTGGCGTCTGTCTCGATCGATCCGCCGGCGCTTGTGTTCTCGGCCTCGGCGCTGTCGTCCAGTACGCCAACCATCTGCAAAGCCGAGACAGTCGTCGTACACATGCTGGCGGCCGACGAAGTCGCATTGGCCAAACTGTGTGCACGTCGCGGTGCCGATCGTTTCGGCCCGGACGTGGAGTGGGACAGACTACCCACCGGCGAGCCCTACTATCCGGCCGCGACCTGGCTCCGCTGCAGAGTCAACCAACGCGTCGACGCGAACGGATCGAGTCTGATCGTCGTCGAAGCGATCCAGGCCAAGGGCACGAGCATCGACACGAACGGTGAGCCGAAGCCGCTCGTGTACCACAACCGCGAATGGCATGTCCTCAGTGAGAGATCCGCCCTTCCAGACGCGACCTCGCCCTTCTACGCCGTGTACGGACGAGTCGAATAGGCGCATCCGCTCTTCAGACCGCCACCCCGCACGAGGAAGGACCACATGACCAACGACCGAATCTCCCGCGTCCCCGCCCCCGTCATCCCGGGGATCTCCGACAGCGCCCGAGTCACAGCCGGCGACCTCGTCTTCATCTCAGGTCAGGTCGGATTCGAAGAAGACGGCTCCGTCCCGACTGACTTCACACGCGCCATCGAACTCACCTACGGCGAGTTCGAGCGCGCGCTGCACGCAGCCGGCGTGACCTACGACGACCTCGTCCGCGTCAACGTATACATCACCGAGCTCGACCAGGAGAAGCTGTTCACCTGGCGCGAGACACGCGACGCGATCATCAACACCACGACACCCTCGGCCAGCACCGTCATCGGCGTGCAATCGCTCTACCACCACTCAACCATCGAAATCGACGGAATCGCCGCCACGCCCCCGCGGCCCGCTGAGTAGCCGGCGCTGTCTACCGGGGGCCGCTCGCCGAGAACGATCTCTTCCCATCCCTCGGTCAGGGTTGCACCTGGGCGGGCACCTGCCCGAGCTCCCAATCTGGATCAAGCCGGTGGAGGACTCGTTCGAGGAGTGCCGCGAGGTGAATCAGGTCGTCGTGGTCGAGGTCGGCGAGGAGTGTATCGCGAGCGAGAAGGATGTGAGACGGGGTGGCAGCGAGCCAGGCCCGGCGGCCGTCGCGCGTAAGGTGCACGTCGATCGCCCTGCCGTCATCCGGACAGGCAAGTCGCTCGACGAGACCACGCCGTTCGAGACGTGTGATGGCCTTGGAGAGCTTGGGCGCCGGTGAGCCGAGCGCGCAAGCCACATCGCCCATCCGCAGCGTCCGCTGGGGCGCGGCGATCAAGACGCTGAGGATCCCGTACTCGAAGTTGGCGAGCCCGGCGGCCGTCGTCAGCTGCGTGTCCAGCGCCCGAGGCAGCGACTCAGCCACGGAGACGAGCGCGACCCACGCGCGGGCTTGGGTTGCATCCATCCGCGGTACGACGATGCCCATGAAGGCAGAGTACCGGATCTATTTGCCTAGGCAACAAGGTCTGGATAGGCTCGTTGCCCGGAGCAGCATATGCGGCCTCCCTGATCGGTGGAAAGGATCTACGATGACGAATGTGACCGTGATCGGCACGGGCAACATCGGATCAGCTGTGGCTGCGGTCGCCGC is from Microbacterium sp. LWH3-1.2 and encodes:
- a CDS encoding MarR family winged helix-turn-helix transcriptional regulator, which codes for MGIVVPRMDATQARAWVALVSVAESLPRALDTQLTTAAGLANFEYGILSVLIAAPQRTLRMGDVACALGSPAPKLSKAITRLERRGLVERLACPDDGRAIDVHLTRDGRRAWLAATPSHILLARDTLLADLDHDDLIHLAALLERVLHRLDPDWELGQVPAQVQP
- a CDS encoding flavin reductase family protein yields the protein MITTHAEPRITADEFRHAFRSHPAGVAIVTADAGDGPVAMTVSSVASVSIDPPALVFSASALSSSTPTICKAETVVVHMLAADEVALAKLCARRGADRFGPDVEWDRLPTGEPYYPAATWLRCRVNQRVDANGSSLIVVEAIQAKGTSIDTNGEPKPLVYHNREWHVLSERSALPDATSPFYAVYGRVE
- a CDS encoding RidA family protein; protein product: MTNDRISRVPAPVIPGISDSARVTAGDLVFISGQVGFEEDGSVPTDFTRAIELTYGEFERALHAAGVTYDDLVRVNVYITELDQEKLFTWRETRDAIINTTTPSASTVIGVQSLYHHSTIEIDGIAATPPRPAE